A single Verrucomicrobiota bacterium DNA region contains:
- a CDS encoding nitroreductase — protein MGVMEAIRHRASKRAFSNEPVSKYIIHQILDTARWAPSGVNTQPWQVMVITGNTKQKIADALIEARSSGQAPNPDYKYYTKRFPEPYRSRQKACGLALYEALEIKREDKNARTHQWMKNYNGFGAPVELMFFIDSVLEKGSWIDMGMFIQNVMLAARGHGLETCPQASMAEFPDIVRGILQLPDSLSLVCGVALGYPASEDPVNKYRTEREPVESFTTWFE, from the coding sequence TTGGGCGTCATGGAGGCAATACGACACCGAGCATCCAAGAGAGCGTTCTCGAATGAGCCGGTATCGAAGTATATAATTCACCAAATCCTGGATACGGCCCGATGGGCGCCTTCCGGTGTCAACACTCAGCCGTGGCAAGTCATGGTAATCACCGGAAATACCAAACAGAAGATCGCTGATGCCCTCATTGAGGCGCGCTCTTCAGGGCAGGCTCCGAATCCCGACTACAAATATTATACTAAACGCTTTCCCGAGCCGTATCGGTCCCGCCAAAAGGCTTGCGGATTAGCGCTCTACGAAGCGTTGGAAATTAAACGCGAAGACAAAAACGCCAGGACCCATCAATGGATGAAGAATTACAACGGTTTCGGGGCTCCGGTCGAGTTGATGTTCTTTATCGACTCCGTTCTGGAAAAAGGATCGTGGATCGACATGGGTATGTTTATCCAGAATGTAATGCTGGCCGCTCGCGGACACGGACTGGAAACCTGCCCGCAAGCTTCGATGGCCGAGTTTCCGGACATCGTGCGAGGGATTCTACAACTGCCTGATTCGCTGTCGCTGGTCTGCGGCGTGGCTTTAGGTTACCCGGCTTCGGAAGACCCGGTAAATAAGTACCGCACTGAGCGTGAACCTGTAGAGTCTTTTACGACGTGGTTTGAATAA